One genomic window of bacterium includes the following:
- a CDS encoding transposase — MCPRIARVIVPNVPHHIVARGNRRQQTFFKEEDYVRYLYYLEKYTKKLNIKIAAYCLMSNHVHFIAWPPEKDSFACLFNEVQRRYSRDINREKSWRGHLWQGRYASYAMDEGYLYHAIRYVERNPVSAGLIALPEEYKWSSARVRIYNVSDPIVEKNFLRNYVEDWKVYLHAPTKKEIEQKIALHYKTGRPLGSKAFLHKLEQQTGRQLIPKKRGRKFKKQ; from the coding sequence ATGTGTCCAAGAATAGCAAGAGTTATAGTTCCCAATGTTCCACATCATATTGTGGCAAGGGGTAATCGTAGGCAGCAAACATTTTTTAAAGAAGAGGACTATGTCCGATATCTGTACTATTTAGAAAAATATACGAAAAAACTAAATATTAAAATTGCTGCGTATTGTTTGATGAGCAATCATGTGCATTTTATAGCGTGGCCACCTGAAAAGGATAGCTTTGCTTGTTTATTCAATGAAGTTCAAAGAAGGTATTCAAGAGATATCAATCGTGAAAAGTCATGGCGTGGTCATCTTTGGCAAGGTCGGTATGCGTCTTATGCAATGGATGAAGGTTATTTGTATCATGCAATACGTTATGTTGAACGAAATCCGGTTAGTGCAGGTTTGATTGCATTGCCAGAAGAGTATAAGTGGAGCAGTGCTCGAGTAAGAATATATAATGTTTCTGATCCTATCGTTGAAAAAAATTTCTTACGTAATTATGTAGAGGATTGGAAAGTTTATTTGCATGCGCCAACAAAAAAAGAAATAGAACAAAAAATAGCACTTCACTATAAAACAGGCCGCCCCCTGGGAAGCAAGGCTTTTTTACATAAGCTTGAACAACAAACGGGTAGACAATTGATTCCAAAAAAAAGAGGACGTAAATTTAAAAAACAATAA
- the pnp gene encoding polyribonucleotide nucleotidyltransferase codes for MTKKTIEFHGETLSIEVGKMAKQANGAAFIQYGETAVLVTATCGKKNKEGIDFLPLSIEYIEKMSAAGKIPGGFFKREGRQSEREILTSRLTDRPIRPLFPKGYARETQVIASVLSYDGVNDPDVLSLLGASTALSVSDIPFAGPVAAVRVARVNGEHVCNPSHEQIEESDLELVVAGSKDAVVMVEGEADMVPEAELLAAVKFAHESLQPLLQIQDEIQKAVGKDKFEVVAPENKVEELMAWVEENRGSKLREILSIKEKIARYTALSTFKDDVIDVACAEGAPFEGCQSDASSAIDKMISSHMRNNVLENKIRLDERKPSEIRAITAEVGILPRTHGSALFTRGETQALVSTTLGTSEDEQIVDTLISNSRERFLLHYNFPPFCVGETKPLRGPARREIGHGFLARKAVEKVLPNKEEFPYTIRVLSDVLESHGSSSMATVCGATMSMMNAGVNLKAPVAGIAMGLVKQDDTFVVLSDISGDEDHIGDMDFKVAGTKDGVTAVQMDIKIDGISWDIMEQALEQAKEGRLHILEKMHEGMGETTGDLSEHAPRIETIQIKPEKIRDVIGSGGKVIRGIVEESGAKVEVNDEGIVKIASADKTSLDKAMQMVKDIVAEAEIGKIYKGKVTKVMDYGAFVEILPGKEGLCHISEFLTTEPIEDASEVVSEGDEIEVKVLDVEGNNRIKLSHREVLEPGSSDHVPGSGRDRKRSGGGRGRGRGGRDSRPRR; via the coding sequence ATGACTAAAAAAACAATTGAATTTCATGGCGAAACCCTCAGTATTGAAGTGGGTAAAATGGCCAAACAAGCCAATGGCGCTGCGTTCATTCAGTACGGTGAAACTGCCGTATTGGTTACAGCAACCTGTGGTAAAAAGAATAAAGAAGGCATTGATTTTTTGCCTCTATCCATTGAGTACATTGAAAAAATGTCTGCTGCAGGAAAAATTCCGGGTGGGTTTTTTAAGCGTGAAGGCCGTCAGTCAGAGCGTGAAATTTTAACCTCACGTTTAACCGACCGTCCAATTAGACCGTTGTTTCCTAAAGGCTACGCTCGTGAAACACAAGTGATTGCCAGTGTGCTGTCTTATGATGGTGTGAATGATCCAGACGTACTTTCTTTGTTGGGTGCTTCAACAGCTTTATCTGTTTCTGACATTCCTTTTGCTGGACCTGTAGCGGCAGTAAGAGTTGCCCGTGTCAACGGTGAACATGTTTGCAATCCATCGCATGAGCAAATTGAAGAATCAGACTTAGAGTTGGTGGTAGCAGGCAGTAAAGACGCTGTGGTTATGGTTGAAGGTGAAGCGGATATGGTTCCAGAAGCCGAGTTATTGGCGGCAGTGAAGTTTGCGCATGAAAGCTTGCAGCCTTTGTTGCAGATTCAAGATGAAATTCAAAAAGCTGTGGGTAAAGACAAGTTTGAGGTTGTTGCCCCTGAAAATAAAGTTGAAGAATTGATGGCATGGGTTGAAGAAAACCGAGGTTCAAAACTAAGAGAAATTTTAAGCATCAAAGAAAAAATTGCCCGCTATACGGCCTTATCTACATTTAAGGATGATGTTATTGATGTTGCCTGTGCAGAAGGCGCTCCTTTTGAAGGTTGTCAGTCAGACGCATCAAGCGCAATTGACAAAATGATTTCAAGCCATATGCGCAACAATGTTTTGGAAAATAAAATTCGTTTGGATGAAAGAAAGCCTAGTGAAATTAGAGCGATTACGGCTGAAGTAGGAATTTTACCCAGAACCCATGGTTCTGCTTTGTTTACCCGTGGTGAAACTCAAGCTTTGGTGAGCACCACGTTGGGAACCAGTGAAGATGAGCAAATTGTAGACACCTTGATCAGTAATTCACGTGAACGCTTCTTGTTGCATTACAACTTTCCTCCTTTTTGCGTGGGTGAAACCAAGCCATTAAGAGGTCCAGCCAGACGTGAAATTGGCCATGGTTTCTTGGCGCGTAAAGCGGTAGAAAAAGTGTTGCCGAATAAAGAAGAGTTTCCTTACACCATTCGTGTTTTGTCTGATGTTCTTGAGTCGCATGGCTCATCATCTATGGCTACAGTCTGTGGAGCAACCATGTCCATGATGAATGCAGGTGTTAACCTTAAAGCACCGGTAGCTGGAATTGCCATGGGTCTTGTTAAGCAAGACGATACCTTTGTGGTGCTGTCTGATATTTCAGGTGATGAAGATCATATTGGTGATATGGACTTTAAAGTAGCCGGTACCAAAGATGGTGTAACGGCTGTACAAATGGATATCAAAATTGACGGCATCAGTTGGGATATTATGGAGCAAGCTTTGGAACAAGCCAAAGAAGGCCGTTTGCATATCTTAGAAAAAATGCATGAAGGCATGGGAGAAACCACAGGTGACTTATCAGAGCACGCACCTAGAATTGAAACCATCCAAATCAAGCCTGAAAAAATCAGAGACGTGATTGGTAGTGGTGGTAAAGTGATTCGTGGCATTGTTGAAGAGAGTGGTGCTAAAGTAGAGGTCAATGATGAAGGTATTGTTAAAATTGCCTCAGCCGATAAAACTTCTTTGGATAAAGCCATGCAGATGGTCAAAGACATTGTTGCTGAAGCTGAGATTGGTAAAATTTACAAAGGTAAAGTGACCAAGGTTATGGATTATGGCGCCTTTGTTGAAATTTTACCTGGCAAAGAAGGTTTGTGTCACATCAGTGAATTTTTAACGACGGAGCCTATTGAAGACGCTTCAGAAGTTGTCAGCGAGGGCGATGAGATAGAAGTGAAAGTCTTGGATGTAGAAGGCAACAACCGCATTAAGCTTTCTCACCGGGAGGTTTTAGAGCCAGGTTCTTCTGATCACGTTCCAGGTTCTGGAAGAGATAGAAAACGTTCTGGCGGTGGCAGAGGCCGCGGACGTGGTGGACGAGACAGTCGCCCAAGACGTTAA
- the rpsO gene encoding 30S ribosomal protein S15, with amino-acid sequence MTVEKAKIIEKFKQHEGDTGSPEVQVALLTDRITHLTEHFKSHKKDNHSRRGLLKMVGNRRSLLDYLKKTNVERYKKLIKSLGLRK; translated from the coding sequence ATAACCGTGGAAAAAGCAAAAATTATTGAAAAATTTAAACAACATGAAGGTGACACCGGTTCACCAGAAGTGCAAGTGGCACTTTTAACCGATAGAATTACACACTTAACAGAACATTTTAAAAGCCATAAAAAAGACAATCACTCTCGTCGTGGTCTATTAAAAATGGTAGGCAACCGCAGAAGCTTATTGGATTATCTTAAAAAAACCAATGTTGAGCGCTACAAAAAATTGATCAAAAGCTTAGGTTTAAGAAAGTAA
- the pyrF gene encoding orotidine-5'-phosphate decarboxylase: protein MDYNPIMVAMDVADLNVFDQHIERLAPYVGCFKIGLEAMTQFGAQTLVDKIHNAGSSVFLDGKFCDIPNTVGKASQVVADMGAAFFNVHASCGFKSIEAAAKVKGESKLLVVTVLTSMSEEDSQQIFSGATQDKVKQFAQMALDAGADGVVCSPLELELLNAEPGLKTLLKVTPGIRPESAKKDDQTRTLSPKQAIEKGANHLVIGRPILQAQDPAQAAQEILDSL from the coding sequence ATGGATTACAATCCTATTATGGTGGCCATGGATGTGGCTGATTTGAATGTTTTTGATCAGCATATTGAGCGTTTAGCGCCTTACGTTGGATGTTTTAAAATTGGCTTAGAAGCCATGACACAGTTTGGTGCCCAAACGCTGGTGGATAAAATTCATAATGCCGGAAGCAGTGTGTTCTTGGATGGCAAGTTTTGTGATATTCCCAATACCGTAGGCAAAGCCAGTCAAGTGGTGGCAGACATGGGAGCCGCATTTTTTAATGTACATGCCAGCTGTGGTTTTAAATCCATTGAAGCGGCGGCAAAAGTTAAAGGTGAGAGTAAGTTGTTGGTGGTCACTGTGTTGACTAGCATGTCTGAAGAAGACAGCCAGCAAATTTTTTCCGGAGCCACGCAAGATAAAGTGAAGCAATTTGCACAGATGGCTCTAGATGCCGGTGCAGATGGTGTGGTCTGCTCGCCATTGGAGTTGGAACTGCTCAATGCTGAGCCAGGTTTAAAAACATTGCTCAAAGTAACGCCTGGAATCAGACCAGAGAGCGCCAAAAAAGACGATCAAACTCGGACTTTAAGCCCTAAGCAAGCAATAGAAAAAGGTGCCAATCATTTGGTCATCGGCCGGCCTATTTTGCAAGCGCAAGATCCTGCTCAAGCGGCTCAAGAAATCTTAGATAGCCTCTGA